A DNA window from Acidobacteriota bacterium contains the following coding sequences:
- a CDS encoding tetratricopeptide repeat protein: MTDKIHPGQSETRTLVALDTGIGEMPFGKEELLTEEQANAKREALRLFQEAYEGQMRGDLDEAASLYSQSVAAYPTAEAHTFLGWTYSFMNMTDEAIEECHRATEVDPDFGNPYNDIGAYLIEQGNLFSAIPWLQRAMTAPRYESYFYPHFNLGRVYEAQGRAYDALREYKAAIDLNPKYALALRAFRKLQAKLN, from the coding sequence ATGACAGACAAAATACATCCAGGGCAGAGCGAAACTCGAACGCTGGTCGCGCTCGACACCGGAATCGGCGAGATGCCTTTCGGCAAGGAAGAGCTCTTGACCGAAGAGCAAGCTAATGCCAAACGCGAAGCGCTTCGACTCTTTCAGGAGGCTTATGAAGGCCAAATGCGCGGCGATCTGGACGAAGCGGCTAGCCTCTACAGTCAATCGGTCGCAGCGTACCCGACTGCCGAAGCTCACACGTTTCTTGGTTGGACTTACAGCTTCATGAACATGACGGATGAAGCGATCGAGGAGTGCCATCGCGCGACTGAGGTTGATCCGGACTTCGGCAACCCGTATAACGACATCGGCGCTTATCTGATCGAGCAAGGCAATCTGTTCAGCGCGATTCCGTGGCTACAGCGAGCGATGACGGCGCCGCGATATGAGTCTTATTTTTATCCGCACTTCAACCTCGGTCGAGTCTATGAAGCACAAGGACGCGCATACGACGCGCTGCGCGAATACAAGGCGGCGATTGATTTGAATCCGAAGTACGCGCTGGCGCTTCGAGCGTTCCGAAAGCTGCAGGCGAAGCTGAACTAA
- a CDS encoding CocE/NonD family hydrolase has translation MSQSHTRNKLALTLLASIALCVFLAGTRAQTGSDVLNRFQTTEAMIPARDGVRLHTLIYAPKDAREPLPIIMLRTPYGIDGRAGGAFAGYFKDLVAEGYIFVFQDDRGRFKSEGQFVMQRALRDKRDQKAIDESTDAYDTIAWLLKNVPNNNGRVGMLGISYDGWLTVMAMLDPHPALRAVSPQASPADMFLGDDFHHNGAFRLSYGFEYAAMMETSKVSEQFAFDRYDTYEWYLKLGALSNVNQKYLHGKIPSWNDFVEHPNYDLFWQRQAFPLQTGEVRVPTLNVAGWWDQEDFYGPIRIYKTLEKNDPRNLNFLVAGPWNHGGWSRGDGSKLGKIDFESPTSQYFREKVQGPFFAYYLKDKGKLEQPEALTFETGANKWTAYDRWPPRQASERRLYFRSGGRLGFEAPDADGDSEFDSYVSDPAHPVPYRPRPIEPTYHPGGSGWYTWLLEDQRFAHMRPDVLSWETEPLDKELIVSGDITAHLFASTSGSDSDWIVKLIDVYPEQYSKDPKMSGYQLMIANDVLRGRFRKSFETPDPITPGQVNSYTIDLHGNNHRFLKGHRVMVQVQSTWFPAIDRNPQTFVENIFKAKESDYQPATQRVFRSKRYASHVTVPVLAQ, from the coding sequence ATGAGTCAATCACACACTCGTAACAAGCTCGCCCTAACACTACTCGCATCAATCGCGCTATGCGTATTCCTCGCGGGGACTCGCGCACAGACCGGTTCGGATGTCCTCAACCGTTTCCAGACAACCGAAGCCATGATCCCGGCGCGCGACGGGGTCCGCTTGCACACGCTGATCTACGCGCCCAAAGACGCGCGCGAGCCGCTGCCCATCATCATGCTTCGAACTCCCTACGGCATAGACGGCCGGGCCGGCGGGGCGTTCGCCGGCTACTTCAAAGACCTGGTCGCCGAAGGCTACATCTTCGTGTTTCAAGATGATCGCGGGCGCTTCAAATCCGAAGGCCAGTTCGTGATGCAGCGCGCGCTCCGCGATAAGCGCGATCAGAAAGCGATAGACGAAAGCACCGACGCATACGACACGATCGCCTGGTTGCTGAAGAACGTGCCCAACAACAACGGCCGCGTTGGGATGCTCGGCATTTCTTATGACGGCTGGCTGACGGTGATGGCCATGCTCGACCCGCATCCGGCGCTGAGAGCTGTCTCGCCCCAGGCATCGCCCGCCGATATGTTTTTGGGAGACGACTTCCATCACAACGGCGCTTTCAGGCTGAGCTACGGTTTCGAATACGCGGCGATGATGGAGACGTCAAAGGTGAGCGAGCAATTCGCCTTCGACCGCTACGACACATACGAGTGGTATTTGAAGCTTGGAGCATTGTCCAACGTCAACCAAAAGTACCTTCACGGAAAGATTCCGAGTTGGAATGATTTCGTCGAGCACCCCAACTACGATCTGTTCTGGCAGCGCCAGGCATTCCCCCTTCAAACGGGCGAGGTGAGGGTGCCTACGCTGAACGTCGCGGGATGGTGGGATCAGGAAGACTTCTACGGCCCGATCAGAATCTACAAAACGCTCGAGAAGAACGACCCGCGCAACCTGAACTTCCTGGTCGCCGGGCCGTGGAATCACGGAGGCTGGAGCAGGGGCGACGGAAGCAAACTCGGCAAGATAGATTTCGAGAGCCCGACCAGCCAGTACTTTCGCGAGAAGGTGCAGGGTCCTTTCTTTGCATACTACCTGAAAGACAAAGGCAAGCTCGAACAGCCCGAGGCGTTAACCTTCGAGACCGGTGCAAACAAATGGACGGCTTATGATCGCTGGCCGCCGCGCCAGGCATCCGAGCGGCGCCTATACTTTCGCAGCGGCGGCAGGCTTGGTTTTGAAGCGCCCGACGCTGACGGCGATTCTGAATTCGACAGCTATGTTTCGGATCCTGCTCATCCTGTTCCATACCGTCCACGCCCGATCGAGCCGACCTATCATCCCGGCGGGTCCGGCTGGTACACATGGCTGTTGGAAGACCAGCGCTTCGCTCATATGCGTCCCGATGTTTTGAGTTGGGAAACTGAGCCGCTTGATAAAGAGCTGATCGTGAGCGGGGACATCACGGCTCACTTGTTCGCTTCAACTTCGGGATCGGACAGCGACTGGATCGTAAAGCTGATCGACGTCTATCCCGAACAATACTCAAAGGACCCGAAGATGAGCGGATATCAATTGATGATCGCCAACGACGTGCTTCGGGGCAGGTTCAGAAAGAGCTTCGAGACGCCGGACCCGATAACGCCGGGGCAGGTGAATTCATACACGATCGACCTGCACGGCAACAATCATCGCTTCCTGAAAGGCCACCGCGTGATGGTGCAGGTGCAGAGCACATGGTTCCCGGCCATCGATCGTAACCCACAGACGTTTGTCGAAAACATCTTCAAGGCGAAGGAGTCAGACTACCAGCCGGCAACGCAACGCGTTTTTCGATCGAAGCGTTATGCCTCACACGTGACTGTGCCGGTGCTTGCGCAGTGA